A genomic segment from Pedobacter sp. MC2016-14 encodes:
- a CDS encoding efflux RND transporter permease subunit yields the protein MFKIFIQRPVLATVISILLVILGVLGLTKLPLQQFPDIAPPAVLVAAVYPGANAETVLRSVAPSLEESINGVENMSYMSSTASNDGTLAITVYFKQGTDPDQAAVNVQNRVAQATSQLPQEVVQQGITTTKQQNSLIGAVGIYTEHPEKYDQTFVANYAQINIIPEIKRIPGIGSAVIFGGVKDYSMRVWLNPAQMAAYKITPAEVMGAIQDKNLEAAPGKFGETSKEVFEYVIKYKGKLTKPEEYENIAIRANNDGSVLHLKDVARVELGAYSYTSVSHLNGKDGIAIGLIQLAGSNANEIQIEVDKLMEKAAKDFPDGIKYNQFYRTKTALDESISQVEHTLIEAFILVFIVVFIFLQDFRSTLIPAIAVPVALMGTFFFMSLFGFSINLLTLFALVLAIGIVVDDAIVVVEAVHAKLEHHPGMSPKTATKKAMHEITGAIISITLVMAAVFLPVGFMTGSTGIFYRQFAFTMSIAIVISAVNALTLSPALAALFLKSTHVNEHGAVVKTGFVQKFYTGFNSAFGVITDRYINGVKFLIKKRWVAISGLVVIVVATVFMVMNTKSGFIPTEDQGFIAVSMSTPSGTSLDGTTKILNAAEESVRSLPAARFVTAISGFNLLTNSNSPSSAVFFVLLKPNKDRGEVKDINAIQDIIRGKLGAITGGSFFVFSFPTVPGFSNVEALDLVLQDKTGGKLEKFSGVANEFIGKLMQRKEIAYAFTSFKADYPQLQLEVNDEKANQLGVNVKDILQTMQAYFGSAQASDFNRFGKYYRVIVQADVSDRTDPSSIDRVFVKNKAGEMVPINTLVKLTRIYGSETVSRYNLFNSIQINAIPKPGFSSGDAIKAIQETAAEQLPSGFAYEFSGQTREEISSGGQSTVVFLLCLVFVYFLLSAQYESYILPLAVILSIPTGIFGVFVVLGLTGIENNIYVQVALIMLIGLLAKNAILIVEFAVQKRKAGMGLVEAAIDAARLRIRPIIMTSLAFVFGLFPMSIATGPSAQGNHSISIGAAGGMVSGVILGLFIIPVLFIIFQHLQEKLSGKANAVDHNQHNHKEIEYEPDMI from the coding sequence ATGTTTAAGATATTTATACAAAGACCCGTATTGGCTACCGTAATCTCCATTTTGTTGGTGATACTGGGTGTGCTGGGTTTAACTAAACTGCCTTTACAGCAGTTTCCGGACATTGCGCCGCCGGCAGTATTGGTCGCAGCCGTTTACCCGGGTGCCAACGCCGAAACTGTATTGCGTTCTGTAGCACCATCTTTAGAGGAGTCTATTAACGGGGTAGAAAATATGAGCTACATGAGCTCAACTGCCAGTAACGACGGTACTTTGGCCATTACCGTTTACTTTAAACAGGGAACTGATCCGGATCAGGCGGCGGTAAATGTGCAAAACAGGGTAGCCCAGGCTACAAGTCAGCTTCCTCAGGAGGTTGTGCAACAGGGGATCACCACCACGAAACAGCAGAACAGCTTAATTGGTGCCGTGGGGATTTACACAGAACATCCTGAAAAATACGACCAGACTTTTGTAGCGAATTACGCGCAGATTAATATCATTCCTGAAATTAAACGGATTCCGGGGATAGGTTCTGCAGTGATCTTTGGTGGGGTTAAAGACTACTCTATGCGTGTTTGGCTTAATCCGGCACAGATGGCGGCCTACAAAATTACCCCTGCCGAAGTGATGGGCGCTATACAGGACAAAAACCTGGAAGCTGCACCCGGAAAATTTGGGGAAACCAGCAAGGAAGTATTTGAGTATGTGATTAAATACAAAGGCAAGCTAACCAAACCGGAGGAATATGAAAATATTGCGATCCGTGCCAATAACGACGGTTCTGTACTGCATTTAAAAGATGTAGCGCGTGTAGAACTGGGTGCCTATTCTTACACTAGTGTTAGTCATTTAAACGGTAAAGATGGGATCGCAATCGGTTTGATCCAGCTGGCAGGTTCAAATGCCAATGAAATTCAAATTGAGGTAGACAAGCTGATGGAAAAAGCAGCAAAAGATTTTCCGGATGGCATTAAATACAATCAGTTTTACCGTACCAAAACGGCACTTGATGAATCCATCAGTCAGGTTGAACATACGCTTATTGAAGCCTTTATCCTGGTATTTATTGTGGTGTTCATTTTCCTTCAGGATTTCAGGTCTACCTTAATTCCGGCTATTGCCGTTCCTGTGGCCTTAATGGGTACATTCTTCTTCATGAGCCTGTTTGGATTTTCTATTAACCTGCTCACCTTGTTTGCCCTTGTTCTGGCCATAGGTATTGTGGTAGATGATGCTATTGTGGTGGTGGAGGCGGTGCACGCTAAACTGGAACACCACCCGGGAATGAGCCCCAAAACCGCTACTAAAAAGGCCATGCATGAAATTACTGGTGCTATTATATCTATTACCTTAGTGATGGCAGCGGTGTTTTTACCGGTAGGTTTTATGACCGGATCAACGGGTATTTTTTACCGGCAGTTTGCCTTTACCATGTCCATAGCCATTGTGATCTCGGCGGTTAACGCCTTAACTTTGAGTCCTGCTTTGGCCGCATTGTTCTTGAAAAGTACACATGTTAACGAACACGGAGCAGTAGTTAAAACAGGATTTGTACAAAAGTTTTATACTGGCTTTAACAGTGCTTTCGGAGTAATTACCGACAGGTATATCAATGGGGTAAAGTTTCTGATTAAGAAAAGATGGGTAGCCATTAGCGGATTGGTAGTGATTGTGGTGGCCACTGTTTTTATGGTGATGAATACCAAGTCTGGATTCATCCCTACGGAAGACCAGGGTTTTATTGCCGTGTCTATGTCAACGCCCTCAGGGACTTCCTTAGATGGAACCACTAAAATACTGAATGCAGCAGAAGAATCTGTACGTTCATTGCCTGCGGCAAGATTTGTGACCGCTATATCTGGGTTTAACTTGTTAACGAACTCCAACAGTCCATCTTCCGCAGTGTTTTTTGTACTGCTTAAACCTAATAAAGACCGCGGAGAGGTTAAAGACATCAATGCCATACAGGACATCATCCGTGGTAAATTGGGTGCTATAACTGGGGGTAGTTTCTTTGTGTTTAGTTTTCCAACGGTGCCTGGTTTTAGCAACGTAGAAGCACTTGATTTGGTGTTGCAGGATAAAACTGGTGGTAAATTGGAGAAATTTAGTGGTGTGGCCAATGAGTTTATCGGCAAACTGATGCAAAGGAAGGAAATAGCATATGCTTTTACTTCTTTTAAAGCAGATTATCCGCAATTACAACTGGAAGTTAACGATGAAAAAGCTAACCAGCTAGGTGTAAATGTGAAAGACATTCTGCAAACAATGCAAGCCTATTTCGGGAGTGCCCAGGCTTCGGATTTTAACCGCTTTGGTAAATATTACAGGGTAATTGTACAAGCTGACGTGAGCGACAGAACAGATCCATCATCGATAGACAGGGTATTTGTGAAAAACAAAGCCGGTGAGATGGTGCCAATTAATACATTGGTTAAACTGACCCGGATTTATGGGTCTGAAACGGTTTCACGTTACAACCTGTTCAATTCTATACAAATTAATGCAATTCCTAAACCTGGATTTAGTTCTGGTGATGCGATTAAGGCAATTCAGGAGACTGCTGCGGAGCAATTGCCATCTGGCTTTGCGTACGAGTTTTCTGGTCAGACACGTGAAGAAATTTCATCCGGTGGCCAGTCTACCGTTGTATTTCTGCTTTGTTTGGTCTTCGTTTACTTTTTGTTATCTGCACAGTACGAAAGTTACATCTTGCCACTGGCCGTAATTCTTTCCATCCCTACAGGTATATTTGGTGTGTTTGTGGTACTTGGTTTAACAGGGATTGAAAACAATATCTATGTGCAGGTGGCCCTGATTATGCTTATTGGTTTGCTGGCAAAAAATGCGATCCTGATTGTAGAATTTGCGGTGCAAAAGCGAAAAGCAGGAATGGGATTGGTTGAAGCCGCCATTGATGCCGCAAGGTTAAGGATCAGGCCAATTATCATGACCTCACTGGCTTTCGTATTCGGTTTGTTCCCAATGAGTATTGCTACAGGTCCATCAGCCCAGGGTAACCACTCTATCAGTATCGGCGCAGCCGGAGGAATGGTGTCCGGGGTAATTTTGGGATTGTTCATCATTCCGGTGCTCTTCATCATTTTCCAGCATTTGCAGGAAAAACTTAGTGGTAAAGCCAATGCTGTTGACCACAATCAACATAACCATAAAGAAATTGAATATGAACCCGACATGATTTAA
- a CDS encoding efflux transporter outer membrane subunit: protein MKTHNFIYGFLILALIAQGCKVSKDIKTPVSAAPAAFRNSAAGSSINDTLNIASKPVSDFFSSTVLKALIDTALVRNYDLQLAVKNIESAEQLFKQARLGNVPTLNLQVTASSNRPSDNSLNGLSTSQFLGTKHLEDFNAALGLSWEADIWGKIKNQKQAALSSYLQTTEAKKGIQTRLVANVAQGFYRLLMLDAQLAVAKRNLLLNDSTLRIIRMQFTAGQVTSLAIQQAEAQQLVAAQLVPQMEQNIEIQENALRVLTGQLPSAIERLVTLDELNVQENMAAGVPSQLLSRRPDVKASEFALAVANARVGVSKANMYPTLAITANGGLNSLRASNWFNVPASLFGVVSGGITQPLLQRRQLKTQYELAKIDREKAVIEFRQAVLNAVAEVSDELTRVEKLKTQYTIATSRTATLQQAVKNANLLFKNGMANYLEVITAQSNLLQSELDLATLKTSQLSASVELYRALGGGWQ from the coding sequence ATGAAAACGCATAATTTTATATATGGCTTTTTAATCCTTGCGCTAATTGCGCAGGGATGTAAAGTCTCTAAAGACATCAAAACCCCGGTTTCGGCCGCACCTGCTGCTTTCAGAAATAGCGCTGCGGGAAGCAGTATAAACGATACGCTTAATATTGCCAGTAAGCCGGTAAGCGATTTCTTTAGCTCAACTGTGCTCAAAGCCTTAATTGATACCGCATTGGTTAGAAACTATGATTTACAGCTGGCGGTAAAAAACATAGAATCTGCTGAGCAGTTGTTTAAACAAGCCCGGTTGGGTAATGTGCCAACGCTAAACCTTCAGGTAACGGCAAGTTCAAACCGCCCTTCAGACAACAGTTTGAATGGCTTAAGTACAAGTCAGTTTTTAGGTACCAAACACCTGGAAGATTTTAATGCGGCACTGGGCCTGAGCTGGGAAGCTGATATCTGGGGCAAGATTAAAAATCAAAAGCAAGCTGCTTTGTCTTCTTACCTGCAAACCACAGAAGCTAAAAAAGGTATTCAAACCCGTCTTGTTGCCAATGTTGCCCAGGGTTTTTACAGACTCCTGATGTTGGATGCCCAGCTGGCTGTAGCTAAAAGAAACCTTTTGTTGAATGACAGTACTTTAAGGATCATCAGGATGCAGTTTACGGCAGGTCAGGTTACCTCTCTTGCCATACAACAGGCCGAAGCACAACAGTTGGTTGCCGCACAACTGGTGCCTCAAATGGAGCAAAATATAGAAATACAGGAAAATGCATTGAGGGTACTTACAGGACAATTGCCATCGGCAATTGAGCGCTTGGTTACTTTAGATGAGTTAAATGTACAGGAAAATATGGCTGCCGGCGTTCCGTCACAGTTGTTAAGCCGCAGACCTGATGTAAAAGCCTCGGAGTTTGCATTAGCTGTGGCTAACGCCAGAGTTGGTGTTTCCAAAGCCAATATGTACCCTACGCTGGCCATTACGGCTAATGGTGGATTAAATTCTCTTCGTGCAAGCAATTGGTTTAATGTACCCGCTTCCCTGTTTGGCGTAGTTAGTGGTGGCATCACCCAGCCTTTACTTCAACGCAGACAATTAAAAACGCAGTATGAACTTGCCAAAATAGATCGTGAGAAAGCGGTGATCGAATTTAGACAAGCTGTTTTAAACGCAGTAGCAGAAGTATCGGACGAATTGACAAGGGTTGAAAAACTAAAAACACAATATACCATTGCCACCTCTCGTACGGCAACTTTGCAGCAAGCTGTAAAAAATGCAAACTTGTTGTTTAAGAATGGTATGGCCAATTATTTAGAAGTGATTACTGCACAAAGTAATTTACTTCAAAGCGAGCTGGATCTTGCAACGCTTAAAACTTCGCAGCTAAGTGCCTCGGTAGAGTTGTACCGTGCGCTTGGAGGAGGATGGCAATAA
- a CDS encoding DUF5686 and carboxypeptidase-like regulatory domain-containing protein, whose translation MLLFFFFAPSSAQQTQGLSRTLVSGTVTDSKDRSPIPYATVSFSNSKIVTKTDANGKYTISSTTPYSQLQVVYVGYKIQTLSVKPSESQVINIRLQESAQRLNEVTINTAKKKERYRNKDNPAVELIHKVIEHKPMNRMQSEQTVQYQQYDWMQFSMSNISDKFKNKKIFRKYQFLFNEQDSTEVGGKNTLPIYLRERFSNNYYRKNPEKTKVIVLADKHVNFDAGVVDNNAIAQYFERMYADVNIYDNNIIFTNSQFLSPIADGAPSFYKFFITDTIKSHSPNLIELSFIPRNPNTLLFEGKIFITMDGKYAVQDAYLKTAKGVNINFVRSLEVKLNFEKDTAGKYHLNKSHLVMDFGTGKEGARGFIGERSVVIKDYKSNVVQPDSLYRGEDVVVAVNAEKQSDQFWQQNRLDSAANSKIKIYSNMDSLGRMKSFKRIMAIGGIVFVGYKQFGPVDVGPFYSFYSFNSLEGLRLRLGGRTNEEFSKSFYFDGYGAYGFGDQKWKTLLSAAYAFNHKSIYTFPQSFIRASFQRDVDEPGDGAKNFIAESNLLTALRRGENNKFMYSDYYRLNYIQEYANHFSFDLGFRKWSQTPAGVLLFQSYQNNQLFNQDKVTTSELSLELRYAPKEKFYQGKRYRERTIEKYPVFELNYTAGIKGLLGGQYSYQSLLGTIDKRFYLSQFGRSDVRLEGGYIFGRVPFPLLNIHRANQSYSYEVYAYNQMNFLEFVSDHYAGLTVDHNFNGLILNRIPLIKKLKLREYITFKALYGGLRSENDPLKDRSLLQFPVNTSGVPTTYSLGSQPYMEGSIGIGNILKVIRLDVVRRFNYLNNPNVSKYGLRAKVQFEF comes from the coding sequence TTGCTGTTATTTTTCTTTTTTGCTCCAAGTTCAGCGCAACAAACGCAAGGTTTATCCCGTACGCTGGTTTCCGGCACGGTTACCGACAGCAAAGACCGAAGCCCTATTCCTTATGCAACGGTATCTTTTAGCAATTCTAAAATTGTAACCAAAACCGATGCTAACGGCAAATATACCATTAGCAGTACTACGCCCTACAGCCAGTTACAGGTTGTTTATGTAGGGTACAAAATACAAACATTGTCGGTTAAGCCTTCTGAAAGCCAGGTAATCAATATCAGGCTTCAAGAATCTGCCCAGCGGTTAAATGAAGTAACCATCAATACGGCGAAGAAAAAGGAGCGGTACCGGAATAAAGACAATCCGGCTGTTGAATTGATTCATAAGGTTATTGAACACAAACCGATGAACCGGATGCAAAGCGAGCAGACGGTGCAGTATCAGCAATACGACTGGATGCAGTTCTCTATGAGCAACATCAGCGATAAATTTAAAAACAAGAAAATCTTTCGCAAATATCAGTTTTTGTTTAATGAACAGGATTCGACCGAAGTAGGAGGGAAAAATACGCTGCCTATCTATTTGAGGGAGCGGTTTTCAAATAATTATTACCGTAAAAATCCTGAAAAAACAAAAGTAATTGTACTGGCAGATAAACACGTAAACTTTGATGCGGGCGTGGTAGATAACAATGCCATAGCGCAGTATTTTGAGCGGATGTATGCTGATGTAAATATTTATGATAATAACATCATTTTTACGAACAGCCAGTTCCTGAGTCCAATTGCAGATGGTGCACCATCGTTCTATAAGTTTTTTATCACAGATACGATTAAATCGCATAGTCCAAACCTGATTGAACTTTCATTTATCCCACGCAATCCCAATACCTTACTTTTTGAAGGAAAAATCTTCATTACCATGGATGGCAAATATGCCGTTCAGGATGCGTATTTAAAAACTGCTAAAGGCGTAAACATCAATTTTGTACGCTCGCTGGAAGTTAAACTTAATTTTGAAAAGGACACAGCTGGCAAGTACCACTTAAATAAAAGTCACCTTGTTATGGATTTTGGTACTGGTAAAGAAGGTGCAAGGGGCTTTATAGGAGAGCGGTCTGTAGTCATTAAAGATTATAAAAGCAATGTCGTCCAGCCCGATAGTTTATATAGAGGTGAAGACGTGGTAGTAGCAGTTAATGCCGAAAAACAATCTGACCAGTTTTGGCAACAGAACCGTTTAGATAGTGCGGCTAATTCAAAAATTAAGATCTATAGCAATATGGATAGCCTGGGCAGAATGAAATCTTTCAAAAGAATTATGGCCATTGGCGGAATTGTTTTTGTAGGCTATAAACAATTCGGCCCAGTTGATGTAGGTCCCTTTTACAGCTTTTATAGTTTCAATAGTCTTGAAGGACTGAGGCTGAGACTTGGCGGGCGTACCAATGAAGAATTTAGCAAGAGTTTTTATTTTGATGGTTATGGTGCTTACGGTTTTGGAGACCAAAAATGGAAAACTCTTTTAAGCGCTGCGTATGCCTTTAATCATAAGTCTATTTATACTTTTCCCCAAAGTTTTATCCGGGCCAGTTTTCAACGTGATGTAGATGAACCTGGAGATGGAGCAAAAAACTTTATTGCAGAGAGCAACCTGTTAACCGCTTTAAGGCGGGGCGAGAACAATAAGTTTATGTATAGTGACTATTACCGTTTAAACTATATACAGGAGTATGCTAACCATTTCTCTTTTGATTTGGGATTTCGAAAATGGTCACAGACTCCTGCAGGTGTCCTTTTATTTCAAAGTTATCAGAACAATCAGCTGTTTAACCAGGATAAGGTAACCACCTCAGAGCTAAGCCTGGAGTTGAGATACGCACCTAAAGAGAAATTTTACCAGGGCAAGCGTTACCGTGAGCGTACGATAGAGAAGTACCCTGTTTTTGAACTGAACTATACTGCGGGTATCAAAGGGCTGCTTGGTGGACAATACAGTTACCAAAGTCTGCTGGGTACAATAGACAAGCGGTTCTACTTGTCACAGTTCGGACGGTCAGATGTTCGTTTGGAAGGTGGCTACATTTTTGGCCGGGTTCCTTTTCCACTATTAAATATTCACAGGGCCAACCAAAGCTATTCTTATGAGGTATATGCGTATAACCAAATGAATTTTTTGGAGTTTGTGAGTGATCATTATGCCGGTTTAACAGTTGATCATAACTTTAACGGATTGATTTTAAACCGGATTCCATTGATTAAAAAGTTAAAATTGAGGGAGTACATCACCTTTAAAGCCCTTTATGGCGGACTGCGCTCAGAGAACGACCCGCTAAAAGATAGATCTTTATTGCAGTTTCCTGTAAATACATCTGGTGTTCCCACTACTTATTCGCTCGGTTCACAGCCTTATATGGAGGGTAGTATCGGAATCGGGAATATCTTAAAAGTAATCAGATTAGACGTTGTACGTCGTTTCAATTACCTTAACAATCCTAACGTAAGTAAATACGGTTTAAGGGCCAAAGTTCAGTTCGAATTTTAG